One genomic region from Nocardia vinacea encodes:
- a CDS encoding flavin reductase family protein, with product MTIDRADFLVTMSRIPSPVAVATTIGLSGPAGFTGSSFSSLSLDPPMALICLDKSASTHATFVSAQLFLINVLAADQSDVALRFAKSGVDRFAAGDMHPCELGLPGLPHAAARLACELVNVVDGGDHSILTGRVHSTYISDRVPLVYWNRLFNHPAPVTELAGT from the coding sequence ATGACCATCGATCGAGCCGATTTTCTCGTCACCATGTCCCGGATCCCGAGCCCGGTCGCCGTCGCGACGACGATCGGGCTATCCGGCCCCGCAGGCTTCACCGGCAGCTCGTTCAGCTCGCTGTCCCTCGACCCACCCATGGCACTGATCTGCCTGGACAAATCGGCAAGCACCCACGCAACCTTCGTCTCGGCACAGCTCTTCCTGATCAATGTCCTGGCCGCCGACCAATCCGACGTCGCACTACGCTTCGCGAAATCCGGCGTAGACCGCTTCGCCGCAGGCGACATGCACCCCTGCGAACTCGGCCTACCCGGCCTCCCACACGCCGCCGCTCGCCTGGCCTGCGAACTCGTGAACGTCGTCGACGGCGGCGACCACAGCATCCTGACCGGCCGAGTCCACTCGACCTACATCAGCGACCGAGTGCCATTGGTCTACTGGAACAGATTGTTCAACCACCCCGCCCCGGTCACCGAACTGGCGGGCACTTAG
- a CDS encoding alpha/beta hydrolase, whose product MSETKEELHPQVQAYLDRLVRANFGSVHTFTPEQAREGWRRQIALLGEPEPVANIENRTVAGIGGLRIYTPDGEGPFPALVFFHGGGFMLGDLDTHDGLCRGLANGAECVVVSVDYPLAPEHKFPAAPDACFAATQWVADHAASIGVDATRIAVGGDSAGGNLAAVVAHMARDNGGPELTFQLLIYPDLDFRRTNFSITEYAGKYGNISRDAQHWFMDSYLNGSEEKLDPRVSPLLAPDLAGLPPALIVTAEYDALRDEGEEYGQRLEEAGVPVTVARYPGMIHEFVRHPFDDSRRARLDATTALRKAFAR is encoded by the coding sequence ATGAGCGAAACAAAAGAAGAGCTGCACCCCCAGGTTCAGGCATATCTGGATCGTCTCGTCCGCGCGAATTTCGGCTCGGTGCACACATTTACCCCGGAGCAGGCACGCGAGGGATGGCGGCGACAGATCGCCCTACTCGGCGAACCGGAACCCGTTGCCAATATCGAGAACCGCACCGTCGCGGGCATAGGCGGACTCCGGATCTACACCCCGGATGGTGAAGGCCCCTTCCCCGCATTGGTGTTCTTCCACGGTGGCGGCTTCATGCTCGGCGATCTGGACACCCATGACGGACTGTGCCGCGGTCTGGCGAACGGTGCGGAATGTGTCGTGGTCTCGGTCGACTACCCCCTGGCTCCGGAGCACAAGTTTCCCGCCGCACCCGACGCGTGCTTCGCGGCGACGCAGTGGGTCGCCGATCATGCGGCGAGCATCGGCGTCGACGCCACTCGCATTGCCGTCGGCGGCGACAGTGCGGGCGGCAATCTGGCGGCGGTTGTTGCGCACATGGCACGCGACAACGGCGGTCCGGAACTGACCTTCCAACTGCTGATCTATCCCGATCTCGATTTCCGCAGAACGAATTTCAGCATCACGGAGTATGCGGGCAAGTACGGAAATATCAGCCGCGATGCCCAGCACTGGTTCATGGACAGCTACTTGAATGGTTCCGAGGAGAAGCTCGACCCGCGGGTTTCCCCACTGCTCGCCCCCGACCTGGCCGGGCTACCTCCGGCACTCATTGTCACGGCCGAATACGACGCCCTGCGCGACGAGGGCGAAGAGTACGGTCAGCGACTCGAGGAAGCAGGGGTCCCGGTCACGGTCGCTCGCTATCCGGGGATGATCCACGAATTCGTCCGGCATCCTTTCGACGACAGTAGGCGCGCCCGACTCGATGCGACGACGGCGCTGCGGAAGGCATTCGCCCGGTAG
- a CDS encoding DUF2235 domain-containing protein, with amino-acid sequence MSTGKNIVICLDGTGNQVRASGSTNVVRLFEMLDLSDATKQIAYYDPGVGTFSSQGAWTPPARWFSRVLGLAVGRGLRSNLAEAYSYLIAHWQAGDRVFIFGFSRGAYTARALAGLLHEPGLLRPGSENLVQYVVSAYTRKTTNWPELRRYARTFCSKSSDGDFSIPIEFLGVWDTVKAAGLLRWELKWPYTRQVPNVVKAHHAVSIDEKRRPYEEYLVTPKGNRPVLTEAWFAGVHSDVGGTFEDDPKLAEIALKWITDAALEAGLLLRAGTYVDACAISPEHANGSVHRMGWIWALLTYRRRKVPAGARVHASVRSRCESDTTYGKRIPPDVMWEDEQWTKLRIQ; translated from the coding sequence GTGTCCACCGGTAAGAACATCGTCATCTGTCTCGACGGAACAGGCAATCAGGTCCGCGCCAGCGGTAGCACCAATGTGGTCCGCCTGTTCGAGATGCTGGACCTGAGCGATGCCACGAAACAGATCGCCTACTACGACCCGGGTGTCGGTACCTTCAGCTCTCAGGGCGCATGGACGCCACCGGCCCGGTGGTTCTCGCGAGTGCTGGGCCTGGCGGTCGGCCGCGGGCTGCGTTCGAATCTCGCCGAGGCATACTCCTACTTGATAGCGCACTGGCAGGCGGGCGACCGGGTGTTCATATTCGGATTCAGCCGCGGCGCGTATACCGCGCGAGCGCTGGCTGGATTACTGCATGAGCCCGGCCTGCTGCGTCCGGGTAGTGAGAATCTCGTCCAGTACGTCGTCAGCGCCTACACCCGCAAGACCACGAACTGGCCGGAACTTCGCCGATACGCGCGCACCTTCTGCTCGAAGTCCTCGGACGGCGACTTCTCGATTCCCATCGAATTCCTCGGCGTATGGGACACGGTCAAAGCGGCCGGGCTGCTGCGCTGGGAACTGAAATGGCCCTACACCAGGCAGGTGCCCAATGTGGTGAAGGCACACCACGCTGTTTCGATCGATGAGAAGCGCCGTCCGTACGAGGAATATCTGGTCACTCCGAAGGGAAACCGGCCGGTGCTCACCGAGGCCTGGTTCGCCGGTGTCCACTCCGACGTCGGCGGTACCTTCGAGGACGATCCGAAGCTGGCCGAAATCGCGCTCAAGTGGATCACCGACGCTGCGCTCGAGGCCGGATTGCTGCTGCGCGCCGGGACGTACGTGGACGCCTGCGCGATAAGCCCCGAGCATGCGAATGGCAGCGTGCACCGAATGGGCTGGATCTGGGCGCTGCTCACCTACCGCCGACGGAAGGTTCCGGCGGGTGCTCGGGTGCACGCGAGCGTGCGCTCACGGTGCGAGAGCGACACGACGTATGGAAAACGAATCCCCCCGGATGTCATGTGGGAAGACGAGCAATGGACGAAACTGCGAATTCAGTAG
- a CDS encoding TetR/AcrR family transcriptional regulator, translating into MARPRRPLLTHERIIETALTLVDADGLAAVSTRRLAAELGVQGPSLYNHVGTKDEIIDAVVDSVLGEVDTSMFGELSADNPDWRSALRRWAHSYRSAVAAHPNIVPALAGGPGLRPNALRMADAVFGGLVAANWPRREATTVGTLMRYFLTGSSLGSFVAGFPADAEVYAEEYPHLNEAHLLAERQQRIDQDAFEVGLESLLDGLEGRYRLLPRTR; encoded by the coding sequence ATGGCTCGACCCCGCCGACCGCTGCTCACCCACGAGCGCATCATCGAGACCGCATTGACCCTCGTCGATGCGGATGGGCTGGCTGCGGTTTCGACCCGCCGTCTCGCCGCCGAACTCGGCGTGCAGGGACCGTCGCTGTACAACCACGTCGGCACCAAGGACGAAATCATCGATGCGGTGGTCGATTCCGTGCTCGGCGAGGTGGATACCTCGATGTTCGGCGAGCTGTCGGCCGATAATCCGGACTGGCGATCGGCGCTGCGCCGCTGGGCCCATTCCTATCGGAGCGCGGTCGCCGCGCATCCCAATATCGTCCCGGCACTGGCCGGCGGACCCGGCCTCCGGCCCAATGCATTACGCATGGCCGATGCTGTATTCGGCGGTTTGGTCGCGGCGAATTGGCCGCGCCGGGAAGCCACGACCGTGGGCACGCTGATGCGCTACTTCCTCACCGGATCGTCGCTCGGTTCGTTCGTCGCAGGCTTTCCCGCCGACGCCGAGGTTTATGCCGAGGAGTACCCGCACCTGAACGAGGCACATCTGCTCGCCGAGCGGCAGCAGCGGATCGATCAGGACGCATTCGAGGTCGGTCTCGAATCGCTGCTGGATGGGCTCGAGGGGCGCTACCGGTTGCTGCCGCGCACTCGTTAG
- a CDS encoding LysR family transcriptional regulator has protein sequence MLNPWRLRLLSQLDSLGTVRAVAQAAHLSASSVSQQLAVLEAETRTQLLERTGRRVRLTPAGLMLARRARGILDQMDSVEAELRSLGEEPVGSVRLGAFQSAIHSLCVPAVTRLARTHPHLDVELIELEPHESMPALRVGDADIIITTTDFVEHPLGSDVDIVPLATDPIVLILPPERAARGPADLAAYADEPWAFDTPKSYMANLATRLCRESGFEPRVVCRFSNYLMTLQHVEAGLSIALLPGLAVDPRYRVATRELADPVTRTITAVIRRGAPPRAAVHLVLEELRRIRELPVDPRLSTTFEA, from the coding sequence ATGCTGAACCCTTGGCGACTGCGCCTGCTCAGCCAGCTCGACTCGCTCGGCACTGTCCGCGCGGTCGCGCAGGCGGCCCACCTCAGCGCGTCCAGCGTGTCCCAGCAGCTCGCGGTGTTGGAGGCCGAAACCCGCACCCAGCTGCTGGAACGCACCGGCCGCCGGGTTCGGCTCACCCCCGCCGGACTGATGCTGGCGCGCCGCGCCAGGGGCATTCTCGATCAGATGGACAGCGTCGAGGCAGAGCTGCGCAGCCTCGGCGAGGAACCGGTCGGGTCGGTCCGGCTCGGCGCATTCCAGAGCGCCATCCATTCGCTGTGTGTGCCCGCGGTGACGCGCCTCGCCCGGACGCATCCGCATCTCGATGTCGAACTGATCGAGCTGGAACCGCACGAGAGCATGCCCGCGCTGCGGGTCGGTGACGCCGACATCATCATCACCACAACTGATTTCGTCGAACATCCGCTCGGCTCGGATGTGGATATCGTGCCGTTGGCCACCGATCCGATCGTGCTCATCCTGCCACCGGAGCGCGCTGCCCGCGGGCCCGCCGACCTCGCCGCCTACGCCGACGAGCCGTGGGCCTTCGATACGCCGAAGTCGTATATGGCGAATCTGGCCACCCGGCTGTGCCGGGAATCCGGATTCGAACCGCGGGTGGTGTGCAGGTTCAGCAATTACCTGATGACGTTGCAGCACGTCGAAGCAGGACTTTCGATCGCTCTGCTCCCCGGCTTGGCGGTCGATCCGCGCTATCGCGTCGCGACCCGGGAACTCGCCGATCCCGTCACCCGCACCATAACCGCCGTAATTCGCCGCGGCGCACCGCCACGTGCCGCCGTCCATCTGGTTCTCGAGGAACTGCGTCGAATTCGTGAATTGCCGGTCGACCCGCGTCTATCGACGACTTTCGAAGCGTGA
- a CDS encoding ACP S-malonyltransferase → MYNYIITAPGQGVQQPGMLDAWLAAVPQAHTQLTEWSDIVGFDMVSASRDEVMLGDTAIAQPLIVAAALLSFELLRDRIDPDDVLFAGHSVGELAAAAGAGYVGAATAITLAGVRGAAMSAACALTETGMAAVMPTKRDGASDAAIVAAVGAAGLTVANWNGSHQFVAAGAKYRIDAFIEARPHGLRIVPLTVAGAFHTDAMATATPSFAKAAAEATFLEPASAMVGNSDGALITSPDDLRQRLIAQITAPVRWDLCAQTIAALAATDAPHLELAPAGPLTRLLERERPEARALALRTPEDIDPTAEAA, encoded by the coding sequence ATGTACAACTACATCATTACCGCGCCGGGTCAGGGAGTTCAGCAGCCGGGCATGCTCGATGCCTGGCTGGCGGCCGTTCCGCAGGCGCATACGCAACTCACCGAATGGTCCGATATCGTCGGCTTCGATATGGTGTCGGCCAGCCGTGACGAAGTAATGCTCGGCGATACCGCGATCGCGCAACCATTGATTGTTGCCGCCGCACTACTGTCCTTCGAGCTATTGCGCGATCGGATCGATCCGGATGACGTCCTGTTCGCCGGACATTCCGTCGGCGAATTGGCCGCTGCCGCGGGCGCCGGATATGTCGGCGCGGCAACGGCGATCACCCTGGCCGGTGTGCGCGGAGCGGCCATGTCGGCGGCGTGCGCGCTGACCGAGACCGGTATGGCGGCGGTCATGCCGACCAAGCGCGACGGCGCGTCGGATGCTGCCATCGTCGCCGCGGTCGGCGCGGCCGGACTGACCGTCGCGAATTGGAACGGTAGCCACCAATTCGTCGCGGCCGGAGCAAAATACCGCATCGATGCCTTCATCGAAGCGCGACCGCATGGACTGCGGATCGTGCCGCTCACCGTCGCAGGCGCATTTCATACCGATGCGATGGCCACGGCGACACCGAGTTTCGCAAAGGCCGCAGCCGAAGCCACTTTCCTGGAACCGGCCTCGGCGATGGTCGGCAATAGTGACGGCGCGCTCATAACAAGTCCAGATGACTTGCGACAGCGACTGATCGCCCAGATCACCGCACCCGTCCGCTGGGATCTGTGCGCGCAGACAATCGCCGCACTCGCCGCCACGGACGCACCGCACCTCGAACTCGCACCGGCGGGGCCGCTTACGCGACTCCTCGAGCGCGAACGCCCGGAGGCTCGCGCGCTGGCGCTTCGCACTCCGGAAGATATCGACCCCACCGCCGAGGCCGCATAG
- a CDS encoding MFS transporter — protein sequence MRDDGSAPGDPRSTGVAALTDSSETPLRRNRFFVLLWSGHSVSLVGSQVTILALPLIAVITLGASAWQMGVLVAYGRAPYLFVGLPAGVWIDRLPRRQVCLVCAIGQALTLSVVPLADAMGLLTFALLSAVAFVTGAFAVFADIAMLSLVPMVVPRGRLTAGQAAMEASQSVSQVAGPALAGWLVQLLTAPLAVLADRCSHHSYPRSRGCDQLSGMRIRR from the coding sequence GTGCGCGATGACGGTTCGGCCCCTGGCGATCCACGCTCGACCGGCGTCGCCGCGTTGACCGATAGCAGCGAGACGCCGCTACGGCGGAACCGATTTTTTGTGCTGCTCTGGTCGGGCCACAGCGTCTCATTGGTCGGCTCGCAGGTCACTATTCTCGCGCTTCCGCTGATCGCCGTGATCACGCTGGGGGCGAGTGCATGGCAGATGGGAGTGCTGGTCGCTTATGGCCGTGCGCCCTACCTGTTCGTGGGGCTGCCCGCCGGGGTGTGGATCGACCGGCTGCCGCGGCGGCAGGTTTGCCTGGTCTGTGCCATCGGTCAGGCATTGACGCTGTCGGTGGTGCCGTTGGCCGATGCGATGGGCCTGCTGACGTTCGCGCTGTTGTCGGCGGTGGCGTTCGTGACCGGGGCATTCGCGGTTTTCGCCGATATCGCCATGTTGTCGCTGGTACCCATGGTCGTGCCGCGCGGTCGACTGACAGCCGGTCAGGCGGCGATGGAGGCGAGCCAATCGGTGTCACAGGTAGCGGGTCCGGCCCTGGCCGGTTGGCTCGTCCAGCTGCTGACGGCACCCTTGGCCGTGCTGGCTGATCGCTGCTCGCATCACTCGTATCCGCGATCTCGAGGATGCGATCAGCTATCAGGGATGAGGATCAGGCGGTGA
- a CDS encoding roadblock/LC7 domain-containing protein: protein MTARKKLLGELMGRLTKVAMSGPEPNAAVLAELKALRNRLPHLTGTLVASSDGLLVAHDLPPDIEPTRMAALASAHLSLSYQLAATAYGGGFHEVVVHGTGGHAVIYAAGWASLMVLAGPEVNVGRLHLESRPVARNIADHLTATDSGKDRTWKTDRKEPI from the coding sequence GTGACCGCGCGGAAGAAACTGCTCGGCGAGTTGATGGGAAGGTTGACGAAGGTGGCGATGTCCGGACCCGAACCGAATGCGGCGGTGCTGGCGGAACTGAAGGCGCTACGTAATCGTCTGCCTCATCTGACCGGCACGCTCGTCGCCTCCAGCGACGGACTGCTCGTCGCACACGATCTGCCACCCGATATCGAGCCGACCCGCATGGCCGCGCTGGCCTCGGCCCATCTGTCGCTGTCGTATCAGCTGGCCGCCACCGCGTACGGCGGCGGATTCCACGAGGTCGTGGTGCACGGCACCGGCGGGCACGCGGTGATCTACGCGGCGGGCTGGGCCTCGCTGATGGTGCTCGCCGGACCCGAGGTGAATGTCGGCCGCCTGCACCTGGAATCGCGCCCGGTCGCTCGCAACATCGCCGATCACCTGACAGCCACCGACTCCGGAAAAGACCGGACCTGGAAAACCGATCGAAAGGAACCGATATGA
- a CDS encoding MaoC/PaaZ C-terminal domain-containing protein: MALVASTWLFDSLSDRRPTAVPSFDDIPVGFEIGPREIAVTRADLVRYAGASGDFNPIHWSDRYARLGGLPQVIMQGALTMGLANRVLTDWLGDPGAVLEASVRCRDAVFVPDDDAGARIVVAAVVAAQLPQRRVRVDFTVTSEGVKVLSHAKTIVQLA; encoded by the coding sequence ATGGCATTGGTAGCCAGCACTTGGCTTTTCGATTCGCTCTCCGATCGTCGGCCCACCGCGGTGCCGTCGTTCGATGACATCCCGGTCGGCTTCGAGATCGGTCCACGGGAGATTGCGGTCACTCGTGCGGATCTGGTCCGGTACGCGGGCGCGTCCGGTGACTTCAATCCGATCCACTGGAGCGACCGGTATGCGCGACTGGGTGGTTTGCCGCAGGTCATCATGCAGGGCGCGCTGACCATGGGGCTGGCCAACCGCGTGCTCACCGACTGGCTCGGGGATCCGGGCGCGGTACTGGAGGCCAGCGTCCGGTGCCGTGACGCGGTGTTCGTCCCCGATGACGATGCCGGAGCACGGATCGTGGTGGCCGCGGTGGTCGCGGCACAGCTGCCGCAACGACGGGTGCGGGTGGATTTCACCGTGACCTCCGAGGGCGTCAAGGTGCTCAGTCATGCGAAGACGATCGTGCAACTCGCCTGA
- a CDS encoding LLM class flavin-dependent oxidoreductase → MRFDFHTTSMSPEVLGDVAAELEQGGFDSIWTAETNHDPFVGLALAAARTERVRLSTGLAVAFARNPMSTAMIANDLQLVAKGRFTLGLGTQKQNHITRRFSMPWSAPAARMREYVLAVRQIWHCFGTGERSLRRSAKPVATHSARWCG, encoded by the coding sequence ATGAGGTTCGACTTCCACACCACCTCGATGTCGCCGGAGGTGCTCGGCGACGTCGCCGCGGAACTGGAGCAGGGCGGATTCGATTCCATCTGGACCGCCGAGACGAATCACGATCCATTCGTCGGCCTGGCGCTGGCGGCCGCCCGGACCGAGCGGGTGCGGCTGTCGACCGGACTGGCGGTCGCCTTCGCCCGCAATCCCATGTCCACCGCCATGATTGCCAATGATCTGCAATTGGTCGCGAAGGGCCGGTTCACCCTCGGCCTCGGCACCCAGAAGCAGAACCACATAACCCGCCGGTTCAGCATGCCGTGGTCCGCGCCCGCCGCCCGCATGCGCGAATATGTCCTTGCGGTGCGCCAGATTTGGCACTGCTTCGGCACCGGCGAGCGGTCGTTACGGCGTTCGGCGAAACCGGTGGCGACGCACTCAGCGCGCTGGTGCGGCTGA
- a CDS encoding aspartate aminotransferase family protein: protein MAAPTTAALSTDDFWADADRHLIRYAGAGEFTREIITRAAGSFLYTESGREILDFTSGQMSAILGHAHPDIVATVRRQVGELDHLFSGMLSRPVVDLARRLADILPEPLEKALLLTTGAESNEAAIRMAKLVTGKHEIVSFARSWHGMTQAAASATYSAGRKGYGPAAPGNFAIPVPNSYRPDFTTAAGELDWRRQLDFAFDLIDAQSVGSLAACLVEPILSSGGVIEPPPGYFAALRDKCRERGMLLILDEAQTGLCRTGSWYAFERDGVVPDMLTLSKTLGAGLPLAAVITSAEIEQRAHDRGFLFFTTHVSDPLVAAVGNTVLDVLVRDRLDERAVELGTFLRRGLERIGQRHSVVGDIRGRGLLVGLELVLDRETKQGSDELGALVTRRCLELGLHMNIVQLPGMGGAFRIAPPLTATEDELALGLSILDQAIGEVTSG from the coding sequence ATGGCCGCTCCAACCACCGCAGCACTGTCCACCGACGACTTCTGGGCCGACGCCGATCGGCACCTCATCCGCTATGCGGGTGCCGGCGAATTCACCCGCGAAATCATCACTCGCGCTGCAGGCAGCTTTCTGTACACCGAAAGTGGCAGGGAGATACTGGATTTCACGTCCGGACAGATGAGTGCCATCCTCGGACACGCACATCCGGATATCGTCGCGACGGTTCGACGCCAGGTCGGTGAGCTCGACCATCTGTTCAGCGGCATGCTGAGCCGTCCGGTCGTCGACCTCGCCCGGCGACTGGCCGACATTCTGCCCGAACCGCTGGAGAAGGCTCTACTGCTGACCACCGGCGCGGAGTCGAATGAGGCCGCGATCCGAATGGCCAAGCTGGTCACCGGAAAACACGAGATCGTCTCGTTCGCGCGCTCCTGGCACGGTATGACGCAGGCGGCGGCGAGTGCCACCTACAGCGCGGGGCGTAAGGGCTATGGTCCCGCCGCACCAGGGAATTTCGCCATCCCCGTGCCGAATTCGTATCGTCCCGATTTCACCACGGCCGCTGGTGAACTCGACTGGCGGCGGCAACTCGACTTCGCGTTCGATTTGATCGACGCTCAGTCGGTGGGCAGCCTCGCGGCCTGCCTGGTGGAGCCGATTCTCAGTTCCGGTGGCGTCATCGAACCGCCGCCCGGCTACTTCGCCGCGCTGCGGGACAAGTGTCGCGAGCGTGGCATGTTGCTGATCCTGGACGAGGCGCAAACCGGTCTGTGCCGCACCGGATCCTGGTACGCGTTCGAGCGCGACGGCGTCGTCCCGGACATGCTGACCCTGTCCAAGACGCTCGGCGCAGGGCTGCCGCTCGCGGCCGTGATCACCAGTGCCGAAATCGAGCAGCGGGCACACGATCGCGGGTTCCTGTTCTTCACCACCCACGTCTCGGACCCGCTGGTCGCGGCGGTCGGCAATACCGTGCTGGATGTCCTCGTTCGCGACCGTCTCGACGAGCGTGCGGTGGAACTCGGCACGTTCCTCCGCCGAGGCCTGGAGCGAATCGGCCAGCGACATAGCGTAGTCGGCGATATCAGAGGCCGCGGCCTGCTCGTCGGTTTGGAACTCGTCCTCGACCGCGAAACCAAACAGGGCTCAGACGAACTCGGCGCACTCGTCACACGGCGCTGTTTGGAGCTGGGCCTGCACATGAATATCGTGCAGCTCCCGGGAATGGGCGGCGCCTTCCGCATCGCCCCGCCCCTGACCGCCACCGAAGACGAACTGGCCCTCGGCCTTTCCATCCTCGATCAAGCCATTGGCGAAGTCACCAGCGGCTGA
- a CDS encoding FAS1-like dehydratase domain-containing protein → MTRAYQVSREKIREFASALGDDNPAYHDVAAARALGHPDLVAPPTFLVTLTLMADDRAMSDPEFGLARARLMHRDLNFTHLRPVHAGDALTLAQTVTQVDDLGGHGVFGFRTEIHSADDELVCVATSSFVQRAETPAVAEVA, encoded by the coding sequence GTGACCCGGGCATACCAGGTGAGTCGCGAGAAGATTCGCGAATTCGCCTCGGCGCTCGGTGACGACAATCCGGCCTATCACGATGTGGCCGCGGCACGCGCGCTCGGCCATCCGGATCTTGTCGCACCTCCGACCTTCCTGGTCACCTTGACCCTGATGGCCGACGACCGGGCCATGTCCGATCCGGAGTTCGGGCTGGCGCGGGCCCGGCTGATGCACCGCGACCTCAACTTCACCCATCTGCGACCGGTCCATGCCGGTGACGCACTGACCCTCGCCCAGACGGTTACCCAGGTCGACGATCTCGGCGGGCACGGCGTCTTCGGTTTCCGCACCGAAATACATTCCGCCGATGACGAATTGGTATGTGTGGCGACGTCGTCGTTCGTGCAGCGGGCCGAGACGCCGGCAGTCGCGGAGGTGGCCTGA
- a CDS encoding MerR family transcriptional regulator, producing the protein MVLDIAEVAARSGLAPSALRYYEKRGLIESDGRNGLRRTYRAEVIDRLALVSCARAAGFTLAQIARFLVATPADTELRRHMAEKARQLDEDIARLTRMRDSLRHAATCTHQPLVECPDFKQAFGSVP; encoded by the coding sequence ATGGTGCTGGATATCGCGGAAGTGGCCGCGCGGTCCGGGTTGGCGCCGTCGGCGCTGCGGTACTACGAGAAGCGCGGGCTCATCGAATCCGACGGGCGCAACGGTTTGCGGCGCACCTATCGGGCCGAGGTGATCGACCGCCTGGCGCTCGTATCCTGTGCTCGCGCAGCGGGTTTCACACTCGCGCAGATCGCGCGATTCCTCGTGGCCACGCCCGCGGATACCGAACTCCGCCGCCATATGGCAGAGAAGGCTCGGCAGTTGGACGAGGACATCGCTCGACTCACTCGCATGCGCGACAGCCTCCGCCACGCAGCCACCTGCACCCACCAGCCGCTGGTCGAGTGCCCCGACTTCAAGCAGGCGTTCGGTTCGGTGCCGTAG
- a CDS encoding DsbA family oxidoreductase — MRVEIWTDINCPFCYLGKKRFEQALTDFPHRSDVEVVHRSFELDPTLPADESGPVIAKIAHKYGISEAQAAANERGIGAQAAAIGLPYLTEGRDYGNSFDMHRLLHFALAEGKQDALLDALYRANFAEEQSLFADNERLVRLAVTAGLDESAARTVLDDPNAYADAVRADEQEAARLGARGVPFFVFDRKYGVSGAQPSEVFTQALDQAWADREPVIQTIGGADVCGPDGCELPAHN; from the coding sequence GTGCGGGTCGAGATCTGGACCGACATCAATTGCCCCTTCTGCTACCTGGGCAAGAAGCGGTTCGAACAGGCATTGACCGACTTCCCGCACCGCTCCGACGTCGAGGTGGTGCACCGCTCGTTCGAACTGGATCCGACGCTGCCCGCCGACGAATCCGGCCCGGTGATCGCCAAGATCGCGCACAAGTACGGCATCAGCGAGGCGCAGGCGGCCGCCAATGAACGCGGCATCGGCGCACAAGCCGCCGCGATCGGCCTGCCCTATCTGACCGAAGGCCGCGATTACGGCAACTCCTTCGATATGCACCGCCTGCTGCACTTCGCACTCGCCGAAGGCAAACAGGACGCCCTCCTCGACGCGCTGTACCGCGCGAATTTCGCCGAAGAACAATCCCTGTTCGCCGATAACGAGCGCCTGGTGCGACTCGCCGTCACCGCCGGACTCGACGAATCAGCCGCACGCACCGTCCTCGACGACCCGAATGCCTACGCCGACGCCGTCCGCGCCGACGAGCAGGAGGCCGCCCGACTCGGCGCCCGAGGCGTCCCATTCTTCGTCTTCGACCGCAAATACGGTGTCTCCGGGGCGCAACCCTCCGAAGTCTTCACCCAAGCCCTGGACCAAGCCTGGGCCGATCGGGAACCCGTCATCCAAACCATCGGCGGAGCCGACGTCTGCGGGCCGGACGGATGCGAGTTGCCGGCGCACAATTAA